Proteins encoded in a region of the Augochlora pura isolate Apur16 chromosome 4, APUR_v2.2.1, whole genome shotgun sequence genome:
- the LOC144469427 gene encoding uncharacterized protein LOC144469427 isoform X1, which yields MCTTPSNVATGFGYAWSFGGPGAEARENAQGELTTNINYAVNNNQDQGSSQKIQVDIKPPKITNSTHRRPMFTMNETCQQTPTTHHGHTAGAHNQTHGTLVRVKKHHDVFSLTCDKGGCNCDAAHPTPAPSLFSNALVFTTSDKHAMSKHFMTPLGPLQLTAEECNEILMKRAAAASNQANANNVVTSQTDSTAHFGHVLTHVNTTQIETKVKQQQDMGSQVRVPKERPYSCSECGKSFLLKHHLTTHARVHTGERPHVCVHCGKSFAHKHCLHTHLLLHSADRPYQCRECKKSFTLKHHLVTHTRVHTRDRPFICQECGRSFPLKRHLVTHSKFHSGERPFVCEECGESFSQKDHLTMHSRFHGSLHPFVCHDCGATFQRKFELVNHGRLHGRVPHSCTVCGKEFLQKRTLLAHMRLHTGETPFACTVCGEAFPRKSDLVAHSKIHNNNTNTDEKSLMCRECGLDFSNREALTLHLRLHSGDRTLVTDLCGLAAAFQQTPGHFLTPNTSTTHQMNGPIGTPGVSHMHGATQTSPPVGTGPKPKPHICPDCGRGFAQKHGLSQHQRRHTDGSCHIRSHVCDKCGKAFYQKNHLLLHQRQHMDPPPSILRQQQRQAAQAAAQQAQQQQQQQQQAQQQQQVQQQQVQQQVQQQQVQQQQVQQQQQQQSQQPQQQTCTVDTKTIQLQAIQQQVQQVQQQVQQQVQQQVQQQQQQQQQQQACSVDTKAIQLNVTM from the exons ATGTGCACCACTCCTAGTAACGTAGCCACAGGATTTGGGTATGCCTGGTCCTTTGGTGGACCGGGTGCTGAAGCCCGGGAAAATGCACAGGGTGAACTCACGACAAATATCAATTACGCAGTGAATAATAATCAAGACCAAGGTTCCAGTCAAAAAATACAGGTTGACATTAAGCCTCCTAAAATTACCAATAGTACGCATCGTAGACCGATGTTCACAATGAATGAAACCTGTCAGCAGACCCCCACGACGCACCATGGCCATACAGCTGGAGCTCATAATCAAACGCATGGCACCCTCGTCCGTGTTAAAAAGCATCACGACGTGTTTTCATTAACATGCGACAAAGGAGGCTGCAACTGTGATGCGGCACACCCAACACCCGCACCATCGCTTTTTTCAAACGCATTAGTTTTTACCACCTCCGACAAGCATGCCATGAGTAAGCATTTCATGACTCCCCTCGGACCACTACAACTTACGGCAGAAGaatgcaatgaaattttaatgaagaGAGCAGCAGCTGCTTCGAATCAAGCCAACGCGAATAATGTGGTAACGAGTCAAACGGACAGTACTGCTCATTTTGGTCATGTTTTGACGCATGTTAATACTACGCAGATAGAAACAAAGGTGAAGCAGCAGCAAGATATGGGAAGTCAAGTCCGTGTTCCAAAGGAAAGGCCATATTCCTGTTCAGAATGTGGGAAGTCTTTTCTTCTTAAACACCACCTTACAACGCATGCGAGGGTACACACAGGGGAACGACCTCATGTTTGCGTTCATTGTGGCAAGAGTTTTGCTCACAAACACTGTCTTCATACTCACCTACTCCTTCATAGTGCAGATCGACCGTACCAATGTCGGGAATGTAAAAAGTCTTTTACATTAAAGCATCACCTTGTAACGCACACAAGAGTACACACGAGAGATCGACCATTCATTTGTCAAGAGTGTGGAAGATCATTTCCTCTAAAACGTCATCTGGTGACTCATAGTAAATTCCATTCGGGAGAGAGACCATTTGTTTGCGAAGAGTGTGGAGAATCGTTTTCGCAAAAGGATCACCTCACAATGCATTCGCGCTTCCATGGCAGTTTACATCCCTTCGTTTGTCATGATTGTGGTGCAACCTTCCAGAGAAAGTTTGAATTAGTGAATCATGGTCGTTTGCATGGCAGAGTTCCACATTCGTGTACTGTTTGTGGAAAGGAATTCCTTCAGAAAAGAACACTGTTGGCGCACATGCGTTTGCACACAGGAGAAACTCCGTTCGCGTGTACCGTCTGTGGGGAAGCATTTCCTAGGAAATCCGACCTTGTTGCCCATTCTAAGATTCATAACAATAACACGAATACGGACGAGAAATCCCTTATGTGCAG GGAATGTGGATTGGACTTCTCGAATCGAGAAGCCCTCACTCTGCACTTAAGGTTACACTCTGGTGATCGAACACTTGTTACTGACCTTTGTGGATTAGCGGCCGCCTTCCAGCAAACTCCTGGGCACTTCCTTACTCCTAACACGTCGACGACACATCAG ATGAATGGTCCCATTGGAACACCCGGTGTCAGCCATATGCACGGTGCAACGCAAACATCACCACCAGTGGGTACAGGTCCGAAACCAAAACCGCACATTTGTCCCGATTGCGGTCGTGGGTTCGCACAGAAACACGGTTTGTCGCAGCATCAACGGCGTCACACGGACGGCAGTTGCCACATAAGATCGCACGTGTGCGATAAGTGTGGCAAAGCCTTCTACCAAAAGAATCATTTGCTACTACATCAACGCCAGCACATGGATCCTCCGCCGAGTATACTTCGGCAACAACAGAGGCAAGCTGCTCAGGCTGCCGCTCAACAGgcacagcagcagcagcaacagcagcagcaagcgcaacaacaacaacaggtGCAACAGCAGCAAGTGCAACAACAGGTTCAGCAACAACAAGTACAACAGCAACAGGtgcaacaacagcagcagcaacagtcCCAACAACCGCAACAACAAACGTGTACGGTTGACACAAAAACAATACAGCTACAGGCGATACAACAACAAGTGCAACAAGTTCAACAACAGGTACAGCAGCAGGTACAACAGCAGGtacagcaacaacagcagcagcaacaacagcaacaggCGTGTTCTGTGGACACTAAAGCAATACAGTTAAATGTCACTATGTGA
- the LOC144469427 gene encoding uncharacterized protein LOC144469427 isoform X2 yields the protein MCTTPSNVATGFGYAWSFGGPGAEARENAQGELTTNINYAVNNNQDQGSSQKIQVDIKPPKITNSTHRRPMFTMNETCQQTPTTHHGHTAGAHNQTHGTLVRVKKHHDVFSLTCDKGGCNCDAAHPTPAPSLFSNALVFTTSDKHAMSKHFMTPLGPLQLTAEECNEILMKRAAAASNQANANNVIETKVKQQQDMGSQVRVPKERPYSCSECGKSFLLKHHLTTHARVHTGERPHVCVHCGKSFAHKHCLHTHLLLHSADRPYQCRECKKSFTLKHHLVTHTRVHTRDRPFICQECGRSFPLKRHLVTHSKFHSGERPFVCEECGESFSQKDHLTMHSRFHGSLHPFVCHDCGATFQRKFELVNHGRLHGRVPHSCTVCGKEFLQKRTLLAHMRLHTGETPFACTVCGEAFPRKSDLVAHSKIHNNNTNTDEKSLMCRECGLDFSNREALTLHLRLHSGDRTLVTDLCGLAAAFQQTPGHFLTPNTSTTHQMNGPIGTPGVSHMHGATQTSPPVGTGPKPKPHICPDCGRGFAQKHGLSQHQRRHTDGSCHIRSHVCDKCGKAFYQKNHLLLHQRQHMDPPPSILRQQQRQAAQAAAQQAQQQQQQQQQAQQQQQVQQQQVQQQVQQQQVQQQQVQQQQQQQSQQPQQQTCTVDTKTIQLQAIQQQVQQVQQQVQQQVQQQVQQQQQQQQQQQACSVDTKAIQLNVTM from the exons ATGTGCACCACTCCTAGTAACGTAGCCACAGGATTTGGGTATGCCTGGTCCTTTGGTGGACCGGGTGCTGAAGCCCGGGAAAATGCACAGGGTGAACTCACGACAAATATCAATTACGCAGTGAATAATAATCAAGACCAAGGTTCCAGTCAAAAAATACAGGTTGACATTAAGCCTCCTAAAATTACCAATAGTACGCATCGTAGACCGATGTTCACAATGAATGAAACCTGTCAGCAGACCCCCACGACGCACCATGGCCATACAGCTGGAGCTCATAATCAAACGCATGGCACCCTCGTCCGTGTTAAAAAGCATCACGACGTGTTTTCATTAACATGCGACAAAGGAGGCTGCAACTGTGATGCGGCACACCCAACACCCGCACCATCGCTTTTTTCAAACGCATTAGTTTTTACCACCTCCGACAAGCATGCCATGAGTAAGCATTTCATGACTCCCCTCGGACCACTACAACTTACGGCAGAAGaatgcaatgaaattttaatgaagaGAGCAGCAGCTGCTTCGAATCAAGCCAACGCGAATAATGTG ATAGAAACAAAGGTGAAGCAGCAGCAAGATATGGGAAGTCAAGTCCGTGTTCCAAAGGAAAGGCCATATTCCTGTTCAGAATGTGGGAAGTCTTTTCTTCTTAAACACCACCTTACAACGCATGCGAGGGTACACACAGGGGAACGACCTCATGTTTGCGTTCATTGTGGCAAGAGTTTTGCTCACAAACACTGTCTTCATACTCACCTACTCCTTCATAGTGCAGATCGACCGTACCAATGTCGGGAATGTAAAAAGTCTTTTACATTAAAGCATCACCTTGTAACGCACACAAGAGTACACACGAGAGATCGACCATTCATTTGTCAAGAGTGTGGAAGATCATTTCCTCTAAAACGTCATCTGGTGACTCATAGTAAATTCCATTCGGGAGAGAGACCATTTGTTTGCGAAGAGTGTGGAGAATCGTTTTCGCAAAAGGATCACCTCACAATGCATTCGCGCTTCCATGGCAGTTTACATCCCTTCGTTTGTCATGATTGTGGTGCAACCTTCCAGAGAAAGTTTGAATTAGTGAATCATGGTCGTTTGCATGGCAGAGTTCCACATTCGTGTACTGTTTGTGGAAAGGAATTCCTTCAGAAAAGAACACTGTTGGCGCACATGCGTTTGCACACAGGAGAAACTCCGTTCGCGTGTACCGTCTGTGGGGAAGCATTTCCTAGGAAATCCGACCTTGTTGCCCATTCTAAGATTCATAACAATAACACGAATACGGACGAGAAATCCCTTATGTGCAG GGAATGTGGATTGGACTTCTCGAATCGAGAAGCCCTCACTCTGCACTTAAGGTTACACTCTGGTGATCGAACACTTGTTACTGACCTTTGTGGATTAGCGGCCGCCTTCCAGCAAACTCCTGGGCACTTCCTTACTCCTAACACGTCGACGACACATCAG ATGAATGGTCCCATTGGAACACCCGGTGTCAGCCATATGCACGGTGCAACGCAAACATCACCACCAGTGGGTACAGGTCCGAAACCAAAACCGCACATTTGTCCCGATTGCGGTCGTGGGTTCGCACAGAAACACGGTTTGTCGCAGCATCAACGGCGTCACACGGACGGCAGTTGCCACATAAGATCGCACGTGTGCGATAAGTGTGGCAAAGCCTTCTACCAAAAGAATCATTTGCTACTACATCAACGCCAGCACATGGATCCTCCGCCGAGTATACTTCGGCAACAACAGAGGCAAGCTGCTCAGGCTGCCGCTCAACAGgcacagcagcagcagcaacagcagcagcaagcgcaacaacaacaacaggtGCAACAGCAGCAAGTGCAACAACAGGTTCAGCAACAACAAGTACAACAGCAACAGGtgcaacaacagcagcagcaacagtcCCAACAACCGCAACAACAAACGTGTACGGTTGACACAAAAACAATACAGCTACAGGCGATACAACAACAAGTGCAACAAGTTCAACAACAGGTACAGCAGCAGGTACAACAGCAGGtacagcaacaacagcagcagcaacaacagcaacaggCGTGTTCTGTGGACACTAAAGCAATACAGTTAAATGTCACTATGTGA
- the LOC144469427 gene encoding uncharacterized protein LOC144469427 isoform X3, which translates to MCTTPSNVATGFGYAWSFGGPGAEARENAQGELTTNINYAVNNNQDQGSSQKIQQTPTTHHGHTAGAHNQTHGTLVRVKKHHDVFSLTCDKGGCNCDAAHPTPAPSLFSNALVFTTSDKHAMSKHFMTPLGPLQLTAEECNEILMKRAAAASNQANANNVVTSQTDSTAHFGHVLTHVNTTQIETKVKQQQDMGSQVRVPKERPYSCSECGKSFLLKHHLTTHARVHTGERPHVCVHCGKSFAHKHCLHTHLLLHSADRPYQCRECKKSFTLKHHLVTHTRVHTRDRPFICQECGRSFPLKRHLVTHSKFHSGERPFVCEECGESFSQKDHLTMHSRFHGSLHPFVCHDCGATFQRKFELVNHGRLHGRVPHSCTVCGKEFLQKRTLLAHMRLHTGETPFACTVCGEAFPRKSDLVAHSKIHNNNTNTDEKSLMCRECGLDFSNREALTLHLRLHSGDRTLVTDLCGLAAAFQQTPGHFLTPNTSTTHQMNGPIGTPGVSHMHGATQTSPPVGTGPKPKPHICPDCGRGFAQKHGLSQHQRRHTDGSCHIRSHVCDKCGKAFYQKNHLLLHQRQHMDPPPSILRQQQRQAAQAAAQQAQQQQQQQQQAQQQQQVQQQQVQQQVQQQQVQQQQVQQQQQQQSQQPQQQTCTVDTKTIQLQAIQQQVQQVQQQVQQQVQQQVQQQQQQQQQQQACSVDTKAIQLNVTM; encoded by the exons ATGTGCACCACTCCTAGTAACGTAGCCACAGGATTTGGGTATGCCTGGTCCTTTGGTGGACCGGGTGCTGAAGCCCGGGAAAATGCACAGGGTGAACTCACGACAAATATCAATTACGCAGTGAATAATAATCAAGACCAAGGTTCCAGTCAAAAAATACAG CAGACCCCCACGACGCACCATGGCCATACAGCTGGAGCTCATAATCAAACGCATGGCACCCTCGTCCGTGTTAAAAAGCATCACGACGTGTTTTCATTAACATGCGACAAAGGAGGCTGCAACTGTGATGCGGCACACCCAACACCCGCACCATCGCTTTTTTCAAACGCATTAGTTTTTACCACCTCCGACAAGCATGCCATGAGTAAGCATTTCATGACTCCCCTCGGACCACTACAACTTACGGCAGAAGaatgcaatgaaattttaatgaagaGAGCAGCAGCTGCTTCGAATCAAGCCAACGCGAATAATGTGGTAACGAGTCAAACGGACAGTACTGCTCATTTTGGTCATGTTTTGACGCATGTTAATACTACGCAGATAGAAACAAAGGTGAAGCAGCAGCAAGATATGGGAAGTCAAGTCCGTGTTCCAAAGGAAAGGCCATATTCCTGTTCAGAATGTGGGAAGTCTTTTCTTCTTAAACACCACCTTACAACGCATGCGAGGGTACACACAGGGGAACGACCTCATGTTTGCGTTCATTGTGGCAAGAGTTTTGCTCACAAACACTGTCTTCATACTCACCTACTCCTTCATAGTGCAGATCGACCGTACCAATGTCGGGAATGTAAAAAGTCTTTTACATTAAAGCATCACCTTGTAACGCACACAAGAGTACACACGAGAGATCGACCATTCATTTGTCAAGAGTGTGGAAGATCATTTCCTCTAAAACGTCATCTGGTGACTCATAGTAAATTCCATTCGGGAGAGAGACCATTTGTTTGCGAAGAGTGTGGAGAATCGTTTTCGCAAAAGGATCACCTCACAATGCATTCGCGCTTCCATGGCAGTTTACATCCCTTCGTTTGTCATGATTGTGGTGCAACCTTCCAGAGAAAGTTTGAATTAGTGAATCATGGTCGTTTGCATGGCAGAGTTCCACATTCGTGTACTGTTTGTGGAAAGGAATTCCTTCAGAAAAGAACACTGTTGGCGCACATGCGTTTGCACACAGGAGAAACTCCGTTCGCGTGTACCGTCTGTGGGGAAGCATTTCCTAGGAAATCCGACCTTGTTGCCCATTCTAAGATTCATAACAATAACACGAATACGGACGAGAAATCCCTTATGTGCAG GGAATGTGGATTGGACTTCTCGAATCGAGAAGCCCTCACTCTGCACTTAAGGTTACACTCTGGTGATCGAACACTTGTTACTGACCTTTGTGGATTAGCGGCCGCCTTCCAGCAAACTCCTGGGCACTTCCTTACTCCTAACACGTCGACGACACATCAG ATGAATGGTCCCATTGGAACACCCGGTGTCAGCCATATGCACGGTGCAACGCAAACATCACCACCAGTGGGTACAGGTCCGAAACCAAAACCGCACATTTGTCCCGATTGCGGTCGTGGGTTCGCACAGAAACACGGTTTGTCGCAGCATCAACGGCGTCACACGGACGGCAGTTGCCACATAAGATCGCACGTGTGCGATAAGTGTGGCAAAGCCTTCTACCAAAAGAATCATTTGCTACTACATCAACGCCAGCACATGGATCCTCCGCCGAGTATACTTCGGCAACAACAGAGGCAAGCTGCTCAGGCTGCCGCTCAACAGgcacagcagcagcagcaacagcagcagcaagcgcaacaacaacaacaggtGCAACAGCAGCAAGTGCAACAACAGGTTCAGCAACAACAAGTACAACAGCAACAGGtgcaacaacagcagcagcaacagtcCCAACAACCGCAACAACAAACGTGTACGGTTGACACAAAAACAATACAGCTACAGGCGATACAACAACAAGTGCAACAAGTTCAACAACAGGTACAGCAGCAGGTACAACAGCAGGtacagcaacaacagcagcagcaacaacagcaacaggCGTGTTCTGTGGACACTAAAGCAATACAGTTAAATGTCACTATGTGA
- the LOC144469427 gene encoding uncharacterized protein LOC144469427 isoform X4 yields MCTTPSNVATGFGYAWSFGGPGAEARENAQGELTTNINYAVNNNQDQGSSQKIQTPTTHHGHTAGAHNQTHGTLVRVKKHHDVFSLTCDKGGCNCDAAHPTPAPSLFSNALVFTTSDKHAMSKHFMTPLGPLQLTAEECNEILMKRAAAASNQANANNVVTSQTDSTAHFGHVLTHVNTTQIETKVKQQQDMGSQVRVPKERPYSCSECGKSFLLKHHLTTHARVHTGERPHVCVHCGKSFAHKHCLHTHLLLHSADRPYQCRECKKSFTLKHHLVTHTRVHTRDRPFICQECGRSFPLKRHLVTHSKFHSGERPFVCEECGESFSQKDHLTMHSRFHGSLHPFVCHDCGATFQRKFELVNHGRLHGRVPHSCTVCGKEFLQKRTLLAHMRLHTGETPFACTVCGEAFPRKSDLVAHSKIHNNNTNTDEKSLMCRECGLDFSNREALTLHLRLHSGDRTLVTDLCGLAAAFQQTPGHFLTPNTSTTHQMNGPIGTPGVSHMHGATQTSPPVGTGPKPKPHICPDCGRGFAQKHGLSQHQRRHTDGSCHIRSHVCDKCGKAFYQKNHLLLHQRQHMDPPPSILRQQQRQAAQAAAQQAQQQQQQQQQAQQQQQVQQQQVQQQVQQQQVQQQQVQQQQQQQSQQPQQQTCTVDTKTIQLQAIQQQVQQVQQQVQQQVQQQVQQQQQQQQQQQACSVDTKAIQLNVTM; encoded by the exons ATGTGCACCACTCCTAGTAACGTAGCCACAGGATTTGGGTATGCCTGGTCCTTTGGTGGACCGGGTGCTGAAGCCCGGGAAAATGCACAGGGTGAACTCACGACAAATATCAATTACGCAGTGAATAATAATCAAGACCAAGGTTCCAGTCAAAAAATACAG ACCCCCACGACGCACCATGGCCATACAGCTGGAGCTCATAATCAAACGCATGGCACCCTCGTCCGTGTTAAAAAGCATCACGACGTGTTTTCATTAACATGCGACAAAGGAGGCTGCAACTGTGATGCGGCACACCCAACACCCGCACCATCGCTTTTTTCAAACGCATTAGTTTTTACCACCTCCGACAAGCATGCCATGAGTAAGCATTTCATGACTCCCCTCGGACCACTACAACTTACGGCAGAAGaatgcaatgaaattttaatgaagaGAGCAGCAGCTGCTTCGAATCAAGCCAACGCGAATAATGTGGTAACGAGTCAAACGGACAGTACTGCTCATTTTGGTCATGTTTTGACGCATGTTAATACTACGCAGATAGAAACAAAGGTGAAGCAGCAGCAAGATATGGGAAGTCAAGTCCGTGTTCCAAAGGAAAGGCCATATTCCTGTTCAGAATGTGGGAAGTCTTTTCTTCTTAAACACCACCTTACAACGCATGCGAGGGTACACACAGGGGAACGACCTCATGTTTGCGTTCATTGTGGCAAGAGTTTTGCTCACAAACACTGTCTTCATACTCACCTACTCCTTCATAGTGCAGATCGACCGTACCAATGTCGGGAATGTAAAAAGTCTTTTACATTAAAGCATCACCTTGTAACGCACACAAGAGTACACACGAGAGATCGACCATTCATTTGTCAAGAGTGTGGAAGATCATTTCCTCTAAAACGTCATCTGGTGACTCATAGTAAATTCCATTCGGGAGAGAGACCATTTGTTTGCGAAGAGTGTGGAGAATCGTTTTCGCAAAAGGATCACCTCACAATGCATTCGCGCTTCCATGGCAGTTTACATCCCTTCGTTTGTCATGATTGTGGTGCAACCTTCCAGAGAAAGTTTGAATTAGTGAATCATGGTCGTTTGCATGGCAGAGTTCCACATTCGTGTACTGTTTGTGGAAAGGAATTCCTTCAGAAAAGAACACTGTTGGCGCACATGCGTTTGCACACAGGAGAAACTCCGTTCGCGTGTACCGTCTGTGGGGAAGCATTTCCTAGGAAATCCGACCTTGTTGCCCATTCTAAGATTCATAACAATAACACGAATACGGACGAGAAATCCCTTATGTGCAG GGAATGTGGATTGGACTTCTCGAATCGAGAAGCCCTCACTCTGCACTTAAGGTTACACTCTGGTGATCGAACACTTGTTACTGACCTTTGTGGATTAGCGGCCGCCTTCCAGCAAACTCCTGGGCACTTCCTTACTCCTAACACGTCGACGACACATCAG ATGAATGGTCCCATTGGAACACCCGGTGTCAGCCATATGCACGGTGCAACGCAAACATCACCACCAGTGGGTACAGGTCCGAAACCAAAACCGCACATTTGTCCCGATTGCGGTCGTGGGTTCGCACAGAAACACGGTTTGTCGCAGCATCAACGGCGTCACACGGACGGCAGTTGCCACATAAGATCGCACGTGTGCGATAAGTGTGGCAAAGCCTTCTACCAAAAGAATCATTTGCTACTACATCAACGCCAGCACATGGATCCTCCGCCGAGTATACTTCGGCAACAACAGAGGCAAGCTGCTCAGGCTGCCGCTCAACAGgcacagcagcagcagcaacagcagcagcaagcgcaacaacaacaacaggtGCAACAGCAGCAAGTGCAACAACAGGTTCAGCAACAACAAGTACAACAGCAACAGGtgcaacaacagcagcagcaacagtcCCAACAACCGCAACAACAAACGTGTACGGTTGACACAAAAACAATACAGCTACAGGCGATACAACAACAAGTGCAACAAGTTCAACAACAGGTACAGCAGCAGGTACAACAGCAGGtacagcaacaacagcagcagcaacaacagcaacaggCGTGTTCTGTGGACACTAAAGCAATACAGTTAAATGTCACTATGTGA